The proteins below come from a single Burkholderia contaminans genomic window:
- a CDS encoding replication initiation protein, producing MATTKRAKKTDVDVVSASSAELRKAVEAIAIQPKSGKITLLTRKLFNVLLAVAQQADDSGDTYRALLSDIVANSAFDSNDTALVKEHLRRMVSVQVEWSTGTSSQKPGRKWGISTLIADAEILEDPATRRVWVEFSFAPKIKKKLLDPVQYARLSLQFQSQLRSSAGLALYEICVRYLTNPSHLTMREPWEWWRPILSGTPDTEAGDEAKREYKYFKRDYLRPAIAEVNAVTNIFVELIEHREGRRVAEIQFRVTERKQPMLALDEHPNVFDSTLVDRMVKLGIPLKEAQTLYADSEENRIRAALQMTEQRMRSTTLPPVRSAPALFKDALKKGYAPPVESVDALPAGTPSPKIAAAQPDDLKARLLSEFAAFRRKEAKVLYEEQGDAEREVARESFESEALPTMGTHLRDDWRKRGLDSKLAETAFFDWLAQRTWGEPTDGDLLSFTLNQSRAA from the coding sequence ATGGCCACGACGAAGCGCGCCAAGAAAACCGATGTGGATGTGGTGAGTGCCAGTTCAGCCGAATTGCGGAAGGCCGTCGAGGCGATCGCAATTCAGCCGAAGAGCGGCAAGATCACGCTCCTCACTCGCAAGCTGTTCAATGTCCTGCTGGCCGTGGCGCAGCAGGCCGACGACTCGGGCGATACGTATCGCGCGCTGCTGTCGGACATCGTCGCCAACTCCGCCTTCGATTCGAACGACACCGCGCTGGTGAAGGAACACCTGCGCCGCATGGTGTCGGTGCAGGTCGAATGGAGCACGGGGACGTCGAGCCAGAAGCCGGGCCGCAAGTGGGGGATCTCGACGCTGATCGCCGACGCGGAAATTCTCGAGGATCCGGCGACCCGCCGCGTGTGGGTCGAATTCTCGTTCGCGCCGAAGATCAAGAAGAAGCTGCTCGACCCGGTCCAGTATGCGCGTCTGAGCCTGCAGTTTCAGAGCCAGCTGCGCAGCAGCGCCGGTCTCGCGCTGTACGAAATCTGCGTGCGCTACCTGACGAACCCGAGCCACCTGACGATGCGCGAGCCGTGGGAATGGTGGCGGCCGATCCTGTCGGGCACGCCCGACACGGAAGCCGGCGACGAGGCGAAGCGCGAGTACAAGTACTTCAAGCGCGATTATCTGCGTCCCGCGATCGCGGAAGTCAATGCGGTCACCAACATCTTCGTCGAGCTGATCGAGCACCGTGAAGGGCGCCGGGTCGCGGAGATCCAGTTCCGCGTGACCGAACGTAAGCAGCCGATGCTCGCGCTCGACGAACACCCGAACGTGTTCGACAGCACGCTGGTCGACCGGATGGTGAAGCTCGGGATCCCGCTGAAGGAAGCGCAGACGCTCTATGCGGATAGCGAGGAGAACCGCATTCGTGCCGCGCTGCAGATGACCGAGCAGCGGATGCGCAGCACGACGCTGCCGCCGGTGCGCAGCGCGCCGGCGTTGTTCAAGGATGCATTGAAGAAGGGTTATGCGCCGCCGGTCGAGTCGGTCGACGCGCTGCCTGCCGGCACGCCGTCCCCGAAGATTGCAGCAGCCCAGCCGGACGATCTGAAGGCACGCCTGCTGAGCGAGTTCGCGGCGTTCCGGCGCAAGGAAGCAAAGGTGCTGTACGAGGAGCAGGGCGACGCGGAGCGCGAAGTGGCGCGCGAGTCGTTCGAATCGGAGGCGCTGCCGACGATGGGTACGCATCTGCGCGATGACTGGCGCAAGCGCGGCCTCGATTCCAAGCTGGCCGAGACGGCCTTTTTCGACTGGCTGGCCCAGAGGACCTGGGGCGAGCCGACGGACGGCGACCTGCTGTCGTTCACGCTGAACCAGTCGCGGGCCGCCTGA
- a CDS encoding zf-HC2 domain-containing protein, protein MLPGKCTDVTRLLSDALDRHLTLHERLQVRIHLPTCSGCRAYRGQIALLRTAAKAAAGRGPAPDDDGASPGEG, encoded by the coding sequence ATGCTGCCGGGGAAATGTACTGACGTGACGCGACTGCTGTCGGATGCGCTCGACCGGCATCTGACCCTGCATGAGCGCCTGCAGGTGCGCATACACCTGCCGACCTGCAGTGGCTGCAGAGCCTATCGCGGACAGATCGCGCTGCTGCGGACGGCCGCGAAAGCGGCGGCGGGGCGGGGGCCTGCCCCGGATGATGACGGGGCGTCGCCCGGGGAAGGCTAG
- the arsC gene encoding arsenate reductase (glutaredoxin) (This arsenate reductase requires both glutathione and glutaredoxin to convert arsenate to arsenite, after which the efflux transporter formed by ArsA and ArsB can extrude the arsenite from the cell, providing resistance.), translated as MMITIYHNPRCSKSRETLALVESLNTTGAPLNVVEYLKTPPTVEELEALHRQLGRPVRDMLRDGEEPYKALNLARVDLTDADAYAAIAAHPILLQRPIVVYRGKAAVGRPPESVQALFE; from the coding sequence ATGATGATCACGATCTACCACAACCCCCGATGCTCGAAGTCGCGCGAGACGCTTGCGTTGGTCGAGTCGCTGAATACCACCGGTGCGCCGTTGAATGTCGTCGAGTATCTGAAGACGCCGCCGACGGTCGAGGAACTGGAAGCGCTGCATCGGCAGCTTGGTCGCCCGGTTCGCGACATGCTTCGCGACGGCGAGGAGCCGTACAAGGCGCTGAATCTTGCCCGTGTCGATCTGACTGATGCGGATGCCTATGCGGCAATTGCCGCTCATCCGATTCTGCTGCAGCGGCCCATCGTCGTTTACCGCGGCAAGGCCGCCGTCGGCCGGCCGCCCGAATCGGTGCAGGCACTGTTCGAATAA
- the parA gene encoding ParA family partition ATPase, with product MAAEIIAVTQQKGGVGKSTIAMHLGAAFHEKGKRVLVIDADRQNTLVHWSSASGDSDTGIPFPVVNLAEADGQIHREIKKFINDYDIIVVDCPPSITEKVSGVVLLAASIAVIPTSSSPADYWSSVGLVKLIQQAQVMNEDLRAVFLLNKTEEKRMLTRELKRALEELGFPLLKTQIPTREAYKQAMALGQTVLQMNDRGGKLAAAEIRACADEIVAMLP from the coding sequence TTGGCCGCGGAAATCATTGCAGTCACTCAACAAAAAGGTGGCGTCGGCAAAAGCACGATTGCCATGCACCTCGGTGCCGCGTTCCATGAAAAAGGGAAGCGCGTCCTCGTCATCGACGCAGACCGTCAAAACACACTGGTTCACTGGTCGAGCGCATCCGGCGACAGCGACACCGGCATTCCGTTTCCGGTCGTCAACCTGGCTGAAGCCGATGGCCAGATCCATCGCGAGATCAAGAAGTTCATCAACGACTACGACATCATCGTCGTGGACTGCCCGCCGTCGATCACCGAGAAGGTATCGGGTGTGGTCCTGCTGGCCGCATCGATTGCCGTGATCCCGACGTCGTCGTCGCCGGCCGATTACTGGTCGAGCGTCGGGCTGGTCAAACTGATCCAGCAGGCGCAGGTCATGAACGAAGACCTCCGCGCCGTCTTCCTGCTGAACAAGACCGAAGAGAAGCGCATGCTGACCCGCGAGCTCAAGCGTGCGCTCGAGGAACTCGGCTTCCCGTTGCTGAAAACGCAGATCCCGACCCGGGAGGCGTACAAGCAGGCGATGGCGCTCGGTCAGACCGTGCTGCAGATGAACGATCGTGGCGGCAAGCTGGCCGCCGCAGAAATTCGCGCATGCGCCGACGAAATCGTCGCCATGCTGCCCTGA
- a CDS encoding hybrid sensor histidine kinase/response regulator, which yields MTSDRPADSHAPASPPADDWQDDGNYASGAPEHDFAVRRVTLIVLLVAAIVLPCIYVVVMAYNDLKTREAAASDVTMRTVRVAEEHALKVFDLSETLDARIVDLVQDMDDATVRNRESDIHEALNTIGGGYPQVAAVSIFGASGMLLANSLYYPAPYASIANRDDFAGIRDGKVIEHISRLMMGPLKLENIPVFNTGVARRHSDGSFAGMVSIALKSSYFNAFYRDLLGGASTQMTMALARSDGAVIASYPPPPALAHTDRAVTFGDARNDPRAGVVHVRHDGASSEIVAYRQVGSYPVYVTCSYRTSAIWHEWYEHLSVLFISMFAPSVALWSVIWLSLKRLKAEEEAWDRWQAEASMRRSIESAYRQSRKMQALGNLVGSVAHDFNNLLMIISSNVQIARRRGVQHLDKELGAIERALKNGQSLTRQLLGVARKQPLHNETIDVGHWIGTCHELLKTSLGSKSSLVVAIEPGVWPIRVDVAELELAVINLAVNARDAMVTGGRFTVGARNVTLRREDGFPLTGDFVQISLDDTGSGMAPDVLARAFEPLFTTKAQGMGTGLGLPQVFAFCERSGGLATIDSAVGAGTSVRLYLPRARVEDVVARPPAVVHDGGAGALAGLHVLLVEDNSEVAAGTEALLSLLGHRVTYAPTADDALRLIESAAANDAFDLVISDIHMPGRLNGIDLAEAVEQRPEKLPVILVTGYAEELDRTRTVNVRVLSKPFDIALLDEILLGIREARDARHARHAGT from the coding sequence ATGACGTCCGACCGGCCTGCCGACTCCCACGCTCCCGCCTCCCCACCTGCCGACGACTGGCAGGACGACGGCAACTATGCGTCCGGTGCGCCCGAGCACGATTTCGCGGTGCGCCGCGTGACGCTGATCGTGCTGCTCGTCGCGGCGATCGTGCTGCCGTGCATCTACGTCGTGGTGATGGCGTACAACGACCTGAAGACGCGCGAGGCAGCCGCGAGCGACGTGACGATGCGCACCGTGCGGGTGGCCGAGGAGCACGCGCTCAAGGTGTTCGACCTGAGCGAGACGCTCGATGCGCGCATCGTCGATCTCGTGCAGGACATGGACGACGCGACCGTGCGCAACCGGGAGTCCGACATCCACGAAGCGCTGAACACGATCGGCGGCGGCTATCCGCAGGTGGCTGCCGTGTCGATCTTCGGCGCGAGCGGGATGCTGCTCGCGAACAGCCTCTACTATCCGGCGCCCTATGCGTCGATCGCGAACCGCGACGACTTCGCCGGCATCCGCGACGGCAAGGTCATCGAACACATCTCGCGGCTGATGATGGGGCCGCTCAAGCTCGAGAACATTCCCGTGTTCAACACGGGCGTCGCGCGGCGCCATAGCGACGGTTCGTTCGCCGGGATGGTGTCGATCGCGCTGAAGTCGTCGTATTTCAACGCGTTCTACCGAGACCTGCTCGGCGGCGCGAGCACGCAGATGACGATGGCGCTCGCGCGCTCGGACGGCGCGGTGATCGCATCGTATCCGCCGCCGCCGGCACTCGCGCACACCGATCGCGCCGTCACGTTCGGCGACGCGCGCAACGATCCGCGCGCCGGCGTCGTGCACGTGCGCCACGACGGCGCGAGCAGCGAGATCGTCGCGTATCGCCAGGTCGGCAGCTATCCCGTCTACGTGACATGCTCGTACCGCACGTCGGCGATCTGGCATGAATGGTACGAACACCTGAGCGTGCTGTTCATCTCGATGTTCGCACCGTCGGTCGCGCTGTGGTCCGTGATCTGGCTGTCGCTCAAGCGGCTGAAGGCGGAGGAGGAGGCGTGGGACCGCTGGCAGGCCGAAGCGTCGATGCGGCGCTCGATCGAATCGGCGTACCGGCAGTCGCGCAAGATGCAGGCGCTCGGCAATCTCGTCGGCAGCGTCGCGCACGACTTCAACAACCTGCTGATGATCATTTCGAGCAACGTGCAGATCGCGCGGCGGCGCGGGGTCCAGCATCTCGACAAGGAGCTCGGCGCGATCGAACGCGCGCTGAAGAACGGGCAGTCGCTCACGCGCCAGCTCCTCGGTGTCGCGCGCAAGCAGCCGTTGCACAACGAAACGATCGACGTCGGGCACTGGATCGGCACGTGCCACGAACTGCTGAAGACATCGCTCGGTTCGAAATCGTCGCTGGTCGTCGCGATCGAGCCGGGTGTCTGGCCGATCCGCGTCGACGTCGCGGAGCTCGAACTCGCGGTGATCAACCTCGCGGTCAACGCGCGCGACGCGATGGTGACGGGCGGGCGCTTCACGGTCGGCGCACGCAACGTGACGCTGCGCCGCGAGGACGGCTTTCCGCTCACCGGCGATTTCGTGCAGATCTCGCTCGACGATACGGGTTCGGGCATGGCGCCCGACGTGCTCGCGCGCGCGTTCGAACCGCTCTTCACGACGAAGGCGCAGGGGATGGGGACGGGGCTCGGCCTGCCGCAGGTGTTCGCGTTCTGCGAACGCTCGGGCGGCCTCGCGACGATCGACAGCGCGGTCGGCGCCGGCACGTCGGTGCGCCTCTACCTGCCGCGCGCACGCGTCGAGGATGTCGTCGCGCGGCCGCCGGCGGTCGTGCACGATGGGGGGGCGGGGGCGCTCGCCGGGCTGCACGTGCTGCTCGTCGAGGACAACAGCGAAGTCGCGGCCGGCACCGAAGCGCTGCTGTCGCTGCTCGGGCACCGCGTGACCTACGCGCCCACCGCCGACGACGCATTGCGCCTGATCGAAAGCGCGGCCGCGAACGACGCGTTCGACCTCGTGATTTCGGATATCCACATGCCGGGCCGCCTGAACGGCATCGACCTCGCCGAAGCGGTCGAACAGCGGCCGGAGAAACTGCCCGTGATACTCGTCACGGGTTACGCGGAGGAACTCGACCGCACGCGCACCGTCAACGTCCGCGTGCTGTCGAAGCCGTTTGACATCGCGCTGCTCGACGAAATCCTGCTGGGCATCCGTGAAGCGCGCGATGCTCGACACGCGCGGCACGCCGGCACGTGA
- a CDS encoding ParB/RepB/Spo0J family partition protein: MKPSQFAKGFQARPDITTSEKRTALDRLNAIDGIVKSETPTPAPTKSAKKDIAPPPAPDFTLDPSIDESAQYRAWRLENRYAPGQVIELPLKAIKHSPFNPRHFYLKSSIAELAVNLAKQGQQQAIHVIPDYENPGTYFVSDGGRRVRALKEANKESVKAIVIDVPIGIQSYKLGYDLNVQRDSQTVFDNAVVWRRFLDDKHFQSQKELSEHLGLDESTVAVALSIGKLPEAIMQEMVARPDRFGSNMAYQVGRYHNARGTEATLRLINKIVSDDLSTRQVSDIVKGRVAAQETPKAAGRQRYAQRLEIKLGGKSVGDLKSYGEDRIELRLRGLPKDKRDAILEQLERMLLSE; encoded by the coding sequence ATGAAACCCTCCCAATTCGCCAAAGGATTCCAAGCGCGCCCGGATATCACGACGAGCGAGAAGCGCACGGCGCTCGATCGACTCAATGCGATCGACGGCATCGTCAAGTCCGAGACGCCCACGCCGGCGCCGACCAAATCCGCGAAGAAAGACATCGCGCCGCCGCCCGCTCCCGACTTCACGCTCGATCCGTCGATCGATGAATCGGCGCAATATCGCGCGTGGCGTCTCGAGAACCGCTATGCGCCGGGGCAGGTGATCGAACTGCCGCTGAAGGCGATCAAGCATAGCCCGTTCAATCCGCGGCACTTCTATCTGAAGTCGTCGATTGCCGAACTCGCGGTCAACCTCGCGAAGCAAGGTCAGCAGCAGGCGATCCACGTGATTCCGGACTACGAGAACCCGGGCACGTATTTCGTCAGCGACGGCGGCCGTCGCGTGCGGGCACTGAAGGAAGCGAACAAGGAATCCGTCAAGGCAATCGTGATCGACGTGCCGATCGGCATCCAGAGCTACAAGCTCGGCTACGATCTCAACGTCCAGCGCGATTCGCAGACGGTGTTCGACAACGCCGTCGTGTGGCGCCGCTTCCTCGACGACAAGCATTTCCAGAGTCAGAAGGAGCTCTCCGAGCACCTCGGCCTCGACGAATCGACGGTGGCCGTCGCGCTGTCGATCGGCAAGCTGCCGGAAGCGATCATGCAGGAAATGGTCGCGCGCCCTGATCGCTTCGGTTCGAACATGGCGTATCAGGTCGGCCGCTATCACAACGCGCGCGGCACCGAGGCCACGCTGCGACTGATCAACAAGATCGTGTCGGACGATCTCAGCACGCGCCAGGTGTCGGACATCGTCAAGGGCCGCGTCGCGGCGCAGGAAACGCCGAAGGCCGCGGGCCGTCAGCGCTATGCGCAGCGTCTCGAGATCAAGCTCGGCGGCAAGTCGGTCGGCGACCTGAAGTCGTATGGTGAAGATCGCATCGAATTGCGCCTGCGCGGTCTCCCGAAGGACAAGCGCGACGCGATCCTCGAGCAGCTCGAGCGGATGCTGTTGTCGGAGTGA
- a CDS encoding RNA polymerase factor sigma-70 has translation MPSAYDDPVYLAQLRRDLLRFARLQLRDADAAEDAVQEALAAAWSHAGDFAGLSAHKTWVFGILRNKLIDVLRARQRTVSLSALDAELDGESVLDRELFKENGHWAAHAKPRPWPRPDTLLQQQQFWTLFEACLDHLPEQIGRVFMMREFLDFEMTDICSELTLTTNHCSVLLYRARTRLRTCLSEQGLTTEDAAGEMY, from the coding sequence ATGCCGTCCGCCTACGACGATCCCGTTTATCTCGCGCAACTGCGGCGCGACCTGCTGCGCTTCGCGCGGCTCCAGCTCCGTGATGCCGACGCGGCCGAGGACGCCGTTCAGGAAGCGCTTGCCGCCGCCTGGTCCCATGCGGGCGATTTCGCGGGGCTGTCGGCGCACAAGACCTGGGTGTTCGGCATCCTGCGCAACAAGCTGATCGACGTGCTGCGCGCGCGGCAGCGGACGGTGAGCCTGTCCGCGCTCGATGCCGAGCTCGACGGCGAATCGGTACTCGATCGCGAGCTGTTCAAGGAAAACGGGCACTGGGCCGCGCATGCGAAGCCGCGACCGTGGCCACGCCCCGACACGCTGTTGCAGCAGCAGCAGTTCTGGACACTGTTCGAGGCGTGCCTCGATCACCTGCCGGAGCAGATCGGGCGCGTGTTCATGATGCGCGAATTCCTCGACTTCGAAATGACGGACATCTGCAGCGAATTGACGCTGACGACGAATCATTGCAGCGTGCTGCTTTACCGGGCGCGCACGCGCCTGCGAACCTGCCTGAGCGAACAAGGACTGACGACCGAAGATGCTGCCGGGGAAATGTACTGA
- a CDS encoding NADPH-dependent FMN reductase, with product MSYRIAVVVGSLRRASSNRALAHAVISLAPADFSFEFVEIGELPLYSQDYDADFPEVAKRFKQSIEAADALLFFTPEYNRSIPGVLKNALDWGSRPWGSNSWSGKPGAVLGTSPGATGTALAQQHLRNVLAYLDVKTLGQPEMFIKHDPARIDDQGQIVSEDTRKFLQGFVDRYTGWVRLLKSA from the coding sequence ATGTCCTATCGCATCGCTGTGGTCGTCGGCAGCCTGCGTCGCGCTTCGTCGAACCGCGCGCTCGCACACGCCGTGATCTCGCTCGCCCCCGCGGATTTCTCGTTCGAGTTCGTCGAGATCGGCGAGCTGCCGCTATACAGCCAGGACTACGACGCGGATTTCCCGGAAGTCGCGAAGCGCTTCAAGCAATCGATCGAGGCCGCCGACGCGCTGCTGTTCTTCACGCCCGAGTACAACCGCTCGATTCCGGGCGTGCTGAAGAACGCGCTGGACTGGGGCTCGCGCCCGTGGGGTTCCAACTCGTGGTCGGGCAAGCCGGGTGCCGTGCTCGGCACGTCGCCGGGTGCGACGGGCACCGCGCTCGCGCAGCAGCACCTGCGCAACGTGCTCGCGTATCTCGACGTGAAGACGCTCGGGCAGCCCGAGATGTTCATCAAGCACGATCCGGCGCGCATCGACGACCAGGGCCAGATCGTCAGCGAAGACACCCGCAAGTTCCTGCAGGGCTTCGTCGATCGCTACACGGGCTGGGTGCGCTTGCTGAAGTCGGCCTGA